A genomic stretch from Pseudomonas mendocina includes:
- a CDS encoding acyl-CoA dehydrogenase family protein — MAAFQEYFDETHQLVRDSVRRFVEREILPFIDEWEEAESFPRALYKKAGEAGILGIGFPEQFGGSHEGDLFAKIAASEELIRCGSTGLVSALCSLDIGLPPVLKWAKPHVRDRVVPEVLAGEKIISLAITEPSGGSDVANLKTRAVKEGDFYRVTGSKTFITSGTRADYYTVAVRTGGEGFSGVSLLLIEKGTPGFTVGRKLKKMGWWCSDTAELFFDDCMVPAENLIGVENMGFAGIMANFQSERLALALMANMTSQMALEDALTWAKDRKAFGKPIGKFQVIKHRLAEMATQLEVSREFTYRQAAKMAAGKSVIKEISMAKNFATDVSDRITYDATQLLGGMGFMRESRVERLYRDNRILSIGGGTREIMNEIISKQMGL; from the coding sequence ATGGCCGCATTTCAGGAATATTTCGATGAAACTCACCAGCTGGTCCGCGATTCGGTGCGCCGTTTCGTTGAGCGAGAAATTCTCCCCTTCATTGATGAATGGGAGGAGGCTGAGAGCTTCCCCCGTGCGCTCTACAAGAAGGCTGGTGAGGCTGGCATTCTAGGCATCGGTTTTCCTGAACAATTTGGTGGAAGCCATGAGGGGGACCTGTTTGCCAAGATTGCCGCCAGCGAGGAGCTTATTCGCTGTGGATCAACAGGGCTTGTATCAGCCTTGTGCTCTCTGGATATTGGTTTGCCCCCAGTGTTGAAGTGGGCCAAGCCGCATGTTCGTGATCGTGTCGTGCCTGAGGTGCTAGCTGGCGAAAAGATCATCTCGCTGGCGATAACCGAGCCAAGCGGCGGTTCTGATGTCGCTAATCTCAAGACCCGCGCAGTAAAAGAGGGTGATTTCTACAGGGTAACCGGCAGTAAGACCTTTATCACCAGTGGCACACGTGCGGATTACTACACAGTTGCGGTGCGCACCGGTGGAGAAGGCTTTTCGGGTGTCAGCTTGCTTCTGATAGAGAAAGGCACGCCAGGTTTCACGGTTGGCCGGAAACTGAAAAAAATGGGCTGGTGGTGTTCGGATACGGCGGAGCTGTTCTTTGATGACTGCATGGTGCCGGCTGAAAACCTGATTGGCGTCGAGAATATGGGCTTTGCTGGCATCATGGCCAACTTCCAGTCTGAGCGCTTGGCCCTGGCCCTGATGGCCAACATGACCTCGCAGATGGCGCTTGAAGATGCATTGACCTGGGCTAAAGACCGTAAAGCCTTTGGTAAGCCGATTGGCAAGTTTCAGGTGATCAAACACCGGCTAGCAGAAATGGCAACCCAATTGGAGGTGTCCCGCGAGTTCACCTACAGGCAGGCGGCGAAAATGGCGGCGGGTAAGAGTGTCATCAAGGAGATCTCCATGGCGAAGAACTTTGCCACGGACGTGTCCGATCGTATCACGTACGATGCAACCCAGTTGCTGGGGGGCATGGGCTTTATGCGTGAAAGCCGAGTTGAGCGCCTGTATCGAGACAACCGTATTCTTTCGATTGGGGGCGGTACGCGTGAGATCATGAACGAGATCATCAGCAAGCAAATGGGCTTGTGA
- a CDS encoding methyl-accepting chemotaxis protein translates to MKISHKVGLAAAVVLLLTTTLLSVSQVTQVRSSLYAQVSENIDETSGALARQIENWLNAKLKLMDLASQTIDRNYSPEETQRVITTQTLVNEFLLVFGTLTSDGKPIKNTESWNPSADWDGRKRPWYSIGIAAKQAVLTEPYVDSTTGETLISAVAPLTDNGNLLGAIGGDISLKNISDAINTLDFNGAGYTFLMSKNGNIIAHPDHSYDGKNYRELFDGQAPQLTTNITDISAADKDLLVSFTPLPNLKGMDWYIGVVLDKEIIMAEANSLSWSAVVGTVLGVVISLIVLIVLMNTLLKPLNHLHNSLVEVNSGQGDLTRRLPAQGNDEISLVAKDFNSFIETLQHLIRDVMGNSRQVRESTTLTSNSAHQSATRLQQQMQELDQLATAMQEMASTAEEVARNAQSAAQAAVMANEETENGVRVVSRSTEAIMNLAEEMDQTSNSINELSKLSQNIESILSVITSIADQTNLLALNAAIEAARAGESGRGFAVVADEVRSLASRTQQSTQEIRQMIDQLQAGVRQAESRMQQSRDSASRTAEEASAANDMLARIRDAITRINDMNLQIATAAEEQSATTEEINRNTTNIRDISYEVSTGSEEQVRQCTLMVDQVTQQDRLLGRFSV, encoded by the coding sequence ATGAAGATTTCCCACAAGGTGGGGTTAGCAGCCGCCGTAGTCTTGCTGCTGACGACCACATTGCTGTCGGTCTCCCAGGTAACCCAGGTGCGCAGTTCGCTGTACGCGCAGGTCAGTGAAAACATTGACGAAACCAGTGGCGCCCTAGCCCGACAGATTGAGAACTGGCTCAACGCCAAGCTCAAGCTGATGGATCTTGCCTCGCAGACCATTGACCGCAATTACAGCCCTGAAGAAACGCAGCGTGTAATCACCACCCAGACGCTGGTCAACGAATTCCTCCTGGTGTTTGGCACCCTGACCAGTGATGGCAAACCCATCAAAAACACGGAAAGTTGGAATCCGAGTGCTGATTGGGATGGCAGGAAGCGTCCGTGGTACAGCATTGGAATCGCCGCGAAACAGGCGGTATTAACCGAACCCTACGTCGACAGCACCACAGGCGAGACTCTCATCTCAGCTGTAGCCCCGCTGACAGACAACGGTAATTTGTTGGGGGCGATTGGTGGTGATATCAGCCTCAAGAACATCTCTGACGCGATCAACACCCTGGACTTCAATGGTGCTGGCTACACCTTTTTAATGAGCAAGAATGGCAACATCATCGCCCATCCTGACCATTCCTACGACGGCAAAAATTACCGCGAGTTGTTCGATGGCCAGGCTCCACAGTTAACAACTAATATTACTGACATTAGTGCCGCCGATAAGGACTTATTAGTTTCTTTCACGCCTTTACCCAACCTGAAAGGTATGGATTGGTACATCGGAGTTGTGCTGGATAAGGAGATCATCATGGCCGAAGCCAACTCCCTAAGCTGGAGTGCCGTGGTTGGAACTGTTTTAGGCGTCGTGATTAGCCTAATTGTGCTGATTGTTCTGATGAATACCCTACTGAAGCCACTTAACCATTTACACAACTCCCTAGTGGAGGTGAACAGTGGCCAAGGTGACCTCACGCGCCGTCTGCCTGCACAAGGTAATGATGAAATATCCCTAGTCGCCAAAGACTTCAACAGTTTCATCGAAACCCTGCAACACCTGATCCGAGATGTAATGGGCAACTCCAGGCAAGTGCGGGAAAGTACCACTCTGACGTCCAATAGCGCTCATCAGAGCGCCACCCGGCTGCAACAGCAGATGCAAGAGCTGGATCAACTCGCCACGGCAATGCAGGAGATGGCGTCCACTGCAGAAGAGGTTGCCCGAAACGCACAGTCCGCTGCGCAAGCGGCGGTAATGGCCAATGAAGAAACTGAGAACGGTGTACGCGTCGTTTCCCGATCCACTGAGGCGATCATGAATCTGGCCGAGGAGATGGATCAGACCAGCAACTCAATCAATGAGCTGTCCAAACTCAGCCAGAATATTGAGTCGATTTTGTCGGTTATTACCAGCATTGCTGATCAGACCAACCTGCTCGCACTCAATGCTGCCATCGAGGCTGCCCGCGCAGGCGAGTCTGGCCGAGGGTTCGCGGTCGTCGCCGATGAGGTACGCTCGCTGGCTTCACGCACCCAACAGTCGACACAAGAAATTCGCCAGATGATCGACCAGCTGCAAGCAGGCGTGCGTCAGGCTGAATCTCGCATGCAACAAAGCCGCGACTCCGCCAGCAGAACCGCAGAAGAAGCCAGTGCAGCTAATGACATGCTGGCACGGATCAGAGATGCGATCACACGCATCAACGACATGAACCTGCAAATTGCTACCGCGGCAGAAGAACAAAGCGCCACCACCGAAGAAATAAACCGCAACACAACCAACATTCGTGACATCAGCTATGAGGTTTCGACTGGCTCCGAAGAGCAGGTGCGTCAATGCACATTGATGGTTGACCAAGTCACCCAGCAAGACCGGTTACTAGGCCGTTTCAGCGTGTAA
- a CDS encoding AAA family ATPase, with translation MKIVVLTGPESSGKSWLSKELNAQLGGLVVGEYVRFFIEEKQRDTCYEDITPIALGQLEWEDQARSSDTELLVLDTHLLSNILWSRTLFGAVPEWIERALLERQYGLHILLSPEGVEWVDDGQRCQPELERRLDFYMACKQWLSDNNQRFVEVAGDWGQRRERVLDVVQRWLAERG, from the coding sequence ATGAAGATAGTGGTTTTGACCGGGCCAGAGTCAAGTGGAAAGAGTTGGCTGTCGAAAGAGTTAAACGCGCAGTTGGGCGGGTTGGTGGTTGGAGAGTATGTGCGCTTTTTTATCGAAGAAAAGCAGCGTGATACATGCTACGAAGACATCACCCCCATCGCTTTAGGGCAATTGGAGTGGGAGGATCAGGCTAGATCGTCCGATACGGAGCTACTGGTCCTGGACACACACCTACTGAGTAATATTCTGTGGAGTCGTACGCTGTTTGGGGCCGTGCCTGAGTGGATCGAACGAGCATTACTCGAACGTCAATATGGACTGCATATCTTGCTCAGTCCGGAAGGTGTCGAGTGGGTTGATGATGGACAGCGCTGTCAGCCAGAGCTTGAGCGGCGGCTTGACTTCTACATGGCCTGCAAGCAATGGTTGAGTGACAATAATCAGCGTTTTGTTGAAGTGGCGGGCGATTGGGGGCAGCGAAGAGAGCGTGTGCTTGATGTTGTTCAGCGCTGGCTTGCAGAGCGCGGCTGA
- a CDS encoding DUF2970 domain-containing protein: MSDKDERQPLTLKELLQSVLSAALGVQSGKNRARDFSRGTPGQFIILGVTFTILFVLMVYLLVRLVLHFAGV, from the coding sequence ATGAGTGATAAAGATGAACGTCAGCCGCTAACGCTAAAAGAGCTGTTGCAGAGCGTGTTAAGTGCGGCGTTAGGGGTACAAAGCGGAAAAAACCGTGCGCGTGATTTTTCCCGGGGGACGCCAGGGCAGTTCATTATCCTGGGGGTGACATTTACCATCCTGTTTGTGCTGATGGTCTACTTGCTAGTTAGGCTTGTGCTGCACTTCGCAGGTGTGTGA
- a CDS encoding YbaB/EbfC family nucleoid-associated protein has translation MMKGGMAGLMKQAQQMQEKMQKMQEELANAEVTGQSGAGLVSVVMTGRHDVKRITLDDSLMQEDKEVLEDLIAAAVNDAVRKVEQNSQDKMSGMTAGMQLPPGFKLPF, from the coding sequence ATGATGAAAGGTGGAATGGCTGGCCTGATGAAGCAGGCTCAGCAAATGCAGGAAAAGATGCAGAAAATGCAGGAAGAGTTGGCTAATGCCGAAGTAACTGGGCAATCCGGTGCAGGCTTGGTCAGCGTGGTCATGACTGGCCGCCACGACGTTAAGCGCATCACGTTGGACGACAGCCTCATGCAGGAAGACAAAGAGGTTCTGGAAGACCTGATTGCCGCTGCGGTTAATGATGCCGTGCGCAAGGTTGAGCAGAACAGCCAGGACAAAATGTCCGGTATGACCGCTGGGATGCAACTGCCACCCGGTTTCAAACTGCCTTTCTAA
- a CDS encoding 1-acylglycerol-3-phosphate O-acyltransferase — protein sequence MLFILRMLAMGVHFILASLIGLLVCLCRPFNPDNSRICGRLYSVPGLWILRWKLKAEIRSLTEQHGACVFVANHQSNFDLYVFSRIVPPRTVSVGKKSLKWVPFFGQIYWLAGNILIDRDNAIRARHSLVATTDALKNRDTSIWVFPEGTRNHGKGLQTFKKGAFQMAVAAGVPIIPVCVSTYPKHVKFNSWNGGTLHIRSLPPIPTAGLDKKDLPQLMENCRTQMQQCIAELDQQVSQKR from the coding sequence ATGCTGTTTATTTTGCGCATGTTGGCGATGGGCGTGCACTTTATTCTGGCCAGTCTGATCGGCCTGCTAGTTTGCCTATGTCGCCCCTTTAATCCGGACAACAGCCGTATTTGCGGTAGGCTCTACAGTGTTCCAGGCCTATGGATTTTGCGCTGGAAGCTCAAGGCTGAAATCCGTTCACTGACTGAGCAGCATGGCGCTTGTGTATTCGTTGCCAACCACCAGTCCAATTTCGATCTGTATGTATTCAGTCGCATCGTTCCACCTCGTACCGTAAGCGTCGGTAAAAAAAGCCTAAAGTGGGTGCCGTTCTTTGGCCAGATCTACTGGCTCGCCGGCAATATCCTGATCGATCGTGATAACGCCATCCGCGCACGCCATTCATTGGTAGCGACCACTGACGCACTTAAGAACAGAGACACCTCGATCTGGGTGTTCCCCGAAGGCACGCGCAATCACGGCAAGGGCCTCCAAACTTTCAAGAAAGGTGCCTTTCAGATGGCCGTTGCTGCGGGAGTGCCCATCATTCCCGTTTGTGTCAGTACCTACCCTAAACACGTAAAGTTTAATAGCTGGAATGGCGGCACCCTGCACATCCGCTCACTGCCACCTATTCCCACAGCAGGTTTGGACAAGAAAGACCTGCCACAGCTCATGGAGAACTGCCGCACGCAAATGCAGCAATGCATTGCGGAACTGGATCAACAGGTCAGCCAAAAGCGCTGA
- the pnuC gene encoding nicotinamide riboside transporter PnuC: MSLLEVVASAIGILAVWLTIRQNTWCWPVGLAMVLMYAWIFYDTRLYSNMLLQMVYALLQGYGWWMWLRGGDSGGGVQVGRLSVSRLAAGLVSGALLSLVLGYAMATYTEASAPWQDASLSAFSLVAQVWMAQKRIESWLLWILLDALFVGLFLQQGLYLTAALYVAFTLLAVRGWAAWRRDLATEPV, translated from the coding sequence ATGTCTTTGTTAGAGGTTGTTGCGTCGGCAATCGGTATTCTGGCTGTATGGCTTACGATTCGGCAGAACACGTGGTGTTGGCCTGTTGGGTTGGCCATGGTGCTGATGTACGCCTGGATTTTTTATGACACTCGCCTCTACTCCAATATGTTGTTGCAGATGGTGTATGCCTTGCTGCAAGGCTATGGGTGGTGGATGTGGCTACGGGGCGGAGACTCGGGGGGCGGGGTTCAGGTTGGACGCTTAAGTGTTAGCCGATTGGCCGCGGGTCTTGTGTCTGGCGCACTACTTTCATTGGTTTTGGGTTATGCAATGGCAACCTATACCGAGGCGAGTGCCCCCTGGCAGGACGCAAGTTTGAGCGCCTTTAGTTTGGTGGCTCAGGTGTGGATGGCGCAGAAGCGTATAGAGAGCTGGTTGCTCTGGATCCTATTAGATGCGTTGTTTGTTGGTCTCTTTCTACAGCAGGGCTTATATCTGACTGCAGCTTTGTATGTAGCCTTTACGCTGCTAGCTGTTCGCGGCTGGGCGGCCTGGCGGCGTGACTTGGCTACGGAGCCAGTATGA
- the recR gene encoding recombination mediator RecR, which produces MSFSPLIRHLIDSLRSLPGVGQKTAQRMALHLLERDRTGGLRLAEALSAAMAGVGHCRQCRSLSEDEVCQLCLDSRRDDSLLCVVQGPVDVYAVEQTGYRGRYFVLKGHLSPLDGLGPEAIGIPELLQRIEAGQFSEIILATNPTVEGEATAHYIAQVLADKNLSVTRLAHGMPLGGELELVDGGTLAHALAGRRPISL; this is translated from the coding sequence ATGAGCTTTAGTCCTCTGATTCGCCACTTGATAGATTCCTTGCGTAGCCTGCCCGGCGTTGGGCAGAAAACAGCTCAGCGCATGGCGCTTCACCTGCTTGAGCGGGATCGTACTGGCGGACTGCGTCTAGCAGAGGCGCTTAGTGCAGCAATGGCGGGAGTGGGGCATTGCCGACAATGCCGTAGTCTGAGTGAGGATGAGGTGTGCCAGCTATGCCTCGACAGCCGCCGCGATGATAGCCTGCTGTGTGTCGTGCAAGGCCCGGTTGATGTATACGCTGTAGAGCAAACGGGTTACCGGGGGCGTTATTTCGTGCTCAAAGGGCATCTATCACCATTAGATGGCCTAGGCCCTGAGGCCATCGGAATACCTGAGCTGCTTCAGCGGATTGAGGCTGGCCAGTTCAGCGAGATCATCCTGGCGACCAACCCGACAGTCGAAGGAGAGGCCACTGCTCATTACATAGCTCAGGTGCTCGCTGATAAAAATTTGAGCGTTACACGGCTTGCTCACGGTATGCCGCTGGGTGGTGAGCTAGAACTCGTGGATGGTGGAACGCTGGCTCACGCCCTGGCTGGCCGTCGTCCAATCAGCCTTTAA
- the dnaX gene encoding DNA polymerase III subunit gamma/tau, translating into MSYQVLARKWRPRSFNEMVGQTHVLKALINALDSQRLHHAYLFTGTRGVGKTTIARIIAKCLNCETGISSTPCGVCSVCKEIDEGRFVDLIEVDAASRTKVEDTRELLDNVQYSPSRGRFKVYLIDEVHMLSTSSFNALLKTLEEPPPHVKFLLATTDPQKLPVTVLSRCLQFSLKNMPPERVVDHLSHVLTAEQIPFEQDALWLLGRAADGSMRDAMSLTDQAIAFGEGKVLAADVRAMLGTLDHGQVYGVLHALLEGDARKLIEAVRHLAEQGPDWNGVLAEMLNVLHRVAVAQALPEAVDNGQGDRERVLELAQALPAEDVQFYYQMGLIGRRDLPLAPEPRSGFEMVLLRMLAFRPADNQDVPRIALKPLGISQATADSTSNTVASAGTPALAHPVMPIEAATEAAVEPEPVETVTQAIEQTDAAFVVTEQKAPEALQSQPIDAQPVAPAPAPAPVESVAAQEVSGIDLPWEEQKAPESEPAAVVAEAETQTAIEVDVHVEPETIDAAAPGEPVAEPAEEVSLAPSIEAAVEDDDEPPLGDYDYVDVDADSFDYDFAVADAEEVAEPEVLPAVAPATGLAAEWLEMFPRLGLSGLTGSIGANCTLISVEGDNWLLHLDPAHSALFNATQQRRLNDALNQFQGREVKLRVELLKPEQETPAQAAARHRAERQRDAERSIQQDPIVQQMIQQFGAVIRADSIEPLNNNLNA; encoded by the coding sequence ATGAGTTATCAGGTTCTAGCACGTAAGTGGCGTCCGCGCTCATTCAACGAAATGGTTGGGCAAACCCATGTGCTCAAGGCGTTGATCAACGCTTTAGACAGCCAGCGCCTGCACCATGCCTATCTATTCACCGGCACGCGTGGGGTGGGGAAGACCACCATTGCGCGCATTATTGCCAAGTGCTTGAACTGCGAGACCGGTATCAGCTCTACGCCCTGCGGCGTTTGTTCGGTCTGCAAGGAAATTGATGAAGGGCGCTTTGTCGATCTAATTGAGGTCGATGCGGCGAGCCGAACCAAGGTCGAAGATACCCGTGAGCTGCTGGACAACGTCCAGTATTCGCCGAGCCGTGGGCGATTCAAGGTCTACCTGATCGACGAAGTGCACATGCTCTCAACCAGTTCCTTTAACGCTCTGTTGAAGACACTGGAGGAGCCGCCACCCCATGTGAAATTCCTGCTCGCGACTACAGATCCACAGAAGTTGCCAGTAACGGTGCTGTCCCGCTGCTTGCAGTTCTCTCTGAAGAACATGCCCCCTGAGCGTGTCGTTGACCACCTCTCCCATGTACTGACTGCTGAGCAGATTCCGTTTGAGCAGGATGCCTTGTGGCTGTTGGGGCGTGCGGCCGATGGGTCCATGCGGGATGCCATGAGCCTTACCGATCAGGCGATTGCCTTCGGCGAAGGTAAAGTGCTGGCAGCGGACGTCCGCGCTATGCTGGGTACGCTTGATCATGGCCAAGTCTATGGTGTGCTGCATGCATTGCTAGAAGGTGATGCACGTAAACTGATTGAGGCCGTGCGTCATTTGGCCGAGCAAGGGCCAGACTGGAATGGCGTGCTGGCTGAGATGCTCAATGTGCTGCACCGCGTTGCGGTTGCCCAGGCGCTACCTGAGGCCGTCGATAATGGCCAAGGTGACCGTGAGCGCGTGCTGGAGTTGGCTCAGGCGTTGCCTGCAGAGGACGTACAATTCTATTACCAGATGGGCTTGATCGGCCGTCGTGATCTGCCTCTGGCTCCCGAGCCGCGAAGCGGTTTTGAAATGGTGCTTCTGCGGATGCTGGCCTTCCGACCAGCTGATAATCAGGATGTTCCCCGGATAGCGCTAAAGCCTCTGGGAATCAGCCAGGCCACTGCTGATTCAACGAGTAACACAGTGGCCAGTGCCGGAACACCGGCGCTGGCGCATCCTGTTATGCCAATCGAAGCAGCGACTGAAGCCGCTGTTGAGCCTGAGCCCGTAGAGACAGTTACTCAAGCTATTGAGCAGACGGATGCGGCGTTTGTTGTCACAGAGCAGAAAGCACCTGAGGCCTTGCAATCGCAGCCAATAGACGCTCAGCCTGTTGCACCTGCACCTGCACCTGCACCTGTCGAGTCTGTGGCAGCTCAGGAAGTCAGCGGTATTGATCTGCCTTGGGAAGAGCAGAAGGCTCCTGAGTCGGAACCGGCAGCTGTGGTTGCTGAGGCTGAGACTCAGACAGCCATAGAAGTTGACGTGCACGTTGAGCCTGAAACCATCGATGCGGCGGCTCCGGGTGAACCAGTTGCAGAGCCAGCTGAGGAGGTATCGCTTGCACCCTCGATAGAGGCAGCAGTTGAAGATGATGACGAGCCACCGCTTGGTGACTACGATTATGTTGATGTAGACGCCGACTCGTTTGACTATGACTTCGCTGTCGCGGATGCCGAAGAAGTCGCCGAGCCTGAGGTATTGCCTGCTGTGGCGCCCGCCACGGGGCTGGCTGCCGAGTGGCTGGAGATGTTCCCAAGATTGGGCCTTTCCGGCCTTACAGGCAGTATCGGAGCCAACTGCACCCTGATATCGGTTGAAGGTGATAACTGGTTATTGCACCTGGACCCCGCACATTCAGCGCTATTCAATGCCACGCAGCAGCGTCGTTTGAATGATGCTCTGAATCAATTCCAGGGCAGAGAAGTGAAACTGCGCGTGGAGTTGCTTAAGCCGGAACAGGAAACGCCTGCTCAGGCTGCTGCACGCCACCGTGCCGAGCGTCAGCGTGATGCTGAGCGCTCTATCCAGCAGGACCCAATTGTCCAGCAGATGATTCAACAGTTCGGTGCGGTTATTCGTGCCGACAGTATTGAGCCGCTGAATAACAACCTCAACGCCTAA
- a CDS encoding ABC transporter substrate-binding protein has translation MFSSALRLLVVAAALMFAQLAQASTNAAAKPADIVFLNPGFANEPFWVSYSEFMQAAAKDLGVNLRILYGERQRERILKNAHTLTVGPLQPDYIIFVNEMYVGPEILRIFAETPVKLFSLHSTLTPEQQTLSGGTRERYKNWIGSLIANDQHAGYLMAKALIEKLSGQPGSMLAFNGIRSTPSSALREQGLRQALAEHPEIKLQQTVVGEWSRQRAYEQAKVLLKRHPDAQLAWSANDEMAFGVMDAAQELGRTPGRDIYLSALNNSDNVFKARINNQISALTSGHFSLGAWAVVMLHDYHAGKDFAERGGKDRVDDLFTLVDEKQAAQLMRHMKMPGYGLNFKNFSAVYKPQIKDYQFSIEDMLH, from the coding sequence GTGTTCAGTTCAGCATTAAGGCTTTTAGTCGTAGCCGCCGCACTGATGTTTGCGCAGCTCGCTCAAGCCTCCACTAACGCAGCCGCCAAGCCTGCTGACATAGTATTTCTCAACCCTGGCTTCGCTAATGAACCATTTTGGGTGAGTTACTCCGAATTTATGCAGGCAGCAGCCAAAGACCTAGGGGTCAACCTTAGAATCCTGTATGGCGAGCGCCAACGGGAACGCATTCTGAAAAACGCCCACACCCTGACAGTCGGCCCCCTACAGCCCGACTACATCATTTTTGTGAATGAAATGTATGTAGGCCCCGAAATCTTACGTATTTTCGCTGAAACGCCGGTCAAACTTTTCAGCCTTCACAGCACCCTGACCCCCGAACAACAGACCCTAAGCGGTGGCACACGTGAACGCTATAAAAACTGGATTGGCAGCCTGATCGCAAATGACCAGCACGCGGGATACCTGATGGCCAAAGCCCTAATTGAGAAACTGTCCGGCCAACCTGGCAGCATGCTCGCGTTTAATGGCATTCGCTCTACACCTTCCTCCGCCCTACGCGAACAGGGACTACGGCAAGCACTTGCGGAGCACCCTGAAATAAAGTTGCAACAGACAGTCGTTGGAGAGTGGAGCCGTCAACGCGCCTACGAACAAGCCAAAGTTCTGCTCAAGCGCCACCCCGATGCACAGCTGGCCTGGTCTGCTAATGACGAAATGGCTTTCGGCGTAATGGACGCAGCACAAGAGCTCGGCAGAACACCCGGCCGGGATATATACCTATCGGCCCTCAACAACTCGGATAACGTATTCAAAGCACGCATCAATAACCAAATTTCAGCGCTGACTAGTGGCCACTTCTCACTTGGGGCTTGGGCCGTAGTCATGCTCCATGACTACCACGCCGGAAAAGACTTCGCAGAGCGCGGCGGAAAAGACCGAGTAGACGACCTGTTCACCCTTGTGGATGAGAAACAAGCAGCCCAGCTGATGCGGCACATGAAAATGCCCGGTTATGGCCTTAACTTCAAAAACTTCAGTGCGGTTTACAAGCCTCAAATCAAGGACTACCAGTTCTCAATCGAAGACATGCTGCACTGA
- a CDS encoding crotonase/enoyl-CoA hydratase family protein, which produces MSELISYQLDNGIATLTLSNGKVNAISPDVVAALNAALDRAEQDRAIVIITGQPGILSGGYDLKVMTSSPENAINLVASGSTLSRRMLSHPFPIIVACPGHAVAKGAFLLLSADYRIGIEGPFSIGLNEVLIGMTMHHAGIALARDRLHKQHFQRSVINGEMFDPQGALDAGFFDKVVPAEQLQATALAVAEQMKKINMKAHKNTKLKVRSALLDELAQAVELDKQHAL; this is translated from the coding sequence ATGAGTGAGCTGATCAGTTACCAATTAGACAATGGCATTGCCACGCTGACCCTGAGCAACGGCAAGGTCAATGCAATTTCCCCGGATGTCGTGGCTGCATTAAATGCTGCGCTGGATCGCGCCGAGCAGGATCGTGCAATTGTTATTATCACGGGTCAGCCAGGCATTCTTTCCGGCGGTTATGACCTGAAGGTGATGACCTCCAGCCCGGAGAATGCCATTAACCTGGTCGCCTCCGGCTCAACCCTGTCCCGCCGCATGCTGTCTCACCCCTTCCCGATCATCGTTGCCTGCCCCGGCCATGCCGTAGCAAAAGGTGCGTTCCTGTTGTTGTCAGCGGATTACCGCATTGGCATTGAAGGGCCATTCAGCATTGGTCTGAATGAGGTATTGATCGGCATGACCATGCACCACGCAGGTATTGCACTGGCTCGTGACCGTCTGCATAAGCAGCATTTCCAGCGTTCTGTGATCAATGGCGAGATGTTTGATCCACAAGGTGCGCTGGATGCCGGCTTCTTTGACAAAGTGGTACCGGCCGAGCAGCTACAGGCAACTGCCCTCGCGGTTGCAGAGCAAATGAAAAAGATCAACATGAAGGCGCACAAGAACACCAAGCTGAAAGTACGCAGTGCATTGCTTGATGAGCTTGCCCAAGCGGTTGAACTGGATAAACAACACGCGCTGTAA
- a CDS encoding DUF3509 domain-containing protein: MFYVVIEYFSLTWKKIVMENINRPFVEKMFSPLRVTFSDPRPDGGIVLSLLDDNDATSCSRVLTKTQRGDPDSFAQALENIRLELAMRSGSIPSDLRKALKEQDSLLTYQAE, encoded by the coding sequence ATGTTCTATGTTGTGATCGAATATTTTTCACTCACTTGGAAGAAGATTGTTATGGAAAACATCAACCGTCCATTTGTAGAAAAAATGTTTTCGCCATTGCGTGTAACGTTCAGTGATCCCCGGCCAGACGGCGGCATCGTTCTTTCCTTACTTGACGACAACGATGCCACCTCTTGCAGCCGTGTTCTGACCAAGACACAGCGCGGCGATCCTGACTCCTTTGCCCAAGCGTTGGAAAATATCCGCTTGGAGCTGGCCATGCGCTCAGGCAGCATTCCTTCAGACTTGAGAAAGGCGCTCAAGGAACAGGACAGCCTGCTGACTTATCAGGCTGAGTGA